The Acidobacteriota bacterium genomic interval CCCCGATCGGTCCGGCTTAGATTCGAAGACGGGGCTGGAAGGAGGTGCCGCCGTGGACGCCACGGTCCTTTTCGTCGACGACGAGCCGCACGTCCTCGAGGGGCTCCGGCGGGCGATGCGGGGCGAGCCTTATCGGGTGCTCGTGGCCGGATCGGGGCGCCACGCACTCGAGATCCTGGGCCGCGAGGAGGTCGATGTCCTCGTCACCGACGAGGAGATGGACGGGATGCGAGGCTCGGAGCTGGTCGCGAGGGTGAGACTGCGCCACCCGGACACCGTCCGGATCCTCCTGACGGGCCGGGCCAGCCTCCCGGGGGTTCTCCGGGCCGTCAACGAAGGGGAGATCTACCGCTTCCTGACCAAGCCCTGCAACGTGGAGGAACTGAAGGCGGCCCTCCGCCAGGCGGTGGTGCACCGGCGTCTCCTCGTCGAGGGGAGACGCCTGCTGGCCATGGTCCGCAGGCAGCGGGCCCTGCTCGAGCGGCTGGAGCGGGAGCACCCGGGGATCACCGCGCTGGAGACCGACC includes:
- a CDS encoding response regulator, with protein sequence MDATVLFVDDEPHVLEGLRRAMRGEPYRVLVAGSGRHALEILGREEVDVLVTDEEMDGMRGSELVARVRLRHPDTVRILLTGRASLPGVLRAVNEGEIYRFLTKPCNVEELKAALRQAVVHRRLLVEGRRLLAMVRRQRALLERLEREHPGITALETDPDGALVIDLAEMPADELVREMRRESERATAQPATP